The Diospyros lotus chloroplast, complete genome genome has a window encoding:
- the ycf1 gene encoding hypothetical chloroplast RF19, whose amino-acid sequence MIFKSFLLGNLVSLCMKIINSVVVVGLYYGFLTTFSIGPSYLFLLRAQVMEEGTEKKVSATTGFITGQLMMFISIYYAPLHLALGRPHTITVLALPYLLFHFFWNNHKHFFDYGSTTRNSMRNLSIQCVFLNNLIFQLFNHFILPSSMLARLVNISMFRCNNKMLFVTSSFVGWLIGHILFMKWLGLVLVWIRQNHSIRSNVLIRSNKYLVSELRNSMTRIFSILLFITCVYYLGRMPSPILTKKLKETSKTEERAESEEERDVELETTYETKGTKQEQEGSTEEDPSPSLFSEEKEDPDKIDEREEIRVNGKEKTKDEFHFHFKETCYKNSPIYEASYLDGNQENSKLKILEDKKKDLFWFEKPLVTLLFNYNRWNRPLRYIKNNRLENAVRNEMSQYFFYPCQNFGKERISFTFPPSLSAFWEMIQRKMPLSRIEKLSSDELYNHWVSTNNKKSNNLKNELINRIEALDKGSLSMDILEKRIRVCNDGTKWNQGTKKEYLPKIYDPLLNGPHRGTIKELFSSLIINDNFIEKNKIHSIFFTDTDFREFEQKEDIFDKKPFSTKISNFLTLINELAREPKSNLKESSLFSEQSQMASENETKFVFNGIITDPNDQKKKKKSVGKKEISKKVSRWSYKLINEFEQQEGESEEEVPLDHQIRSRKGKYVSIFTDNGQIPDPDTSDSDQIDEVPLIRYPQQSDFRRDIIKGSMRAQRRKTVIRELFQANVHSPLFLDRIDKSPLFSFDISGLMKLIFRNWIGKGVELQIYDYTEEEIKEGEKGEKDKKEETQRKDKVRIQVAEVWDNIPFAQAIRGCMLITQSILRKYILLPSLIIAKNIGRMLFLQFPEWSEDLKEWNKEVHVKCTYNGVQLSETEFPKNWLIDGIQIQILFPFYLKPWHRSKPQSSHIDRMKKKGKKDDFCFLTVWGMETELPFGSPRKRPSFFKPIFKKLQKKIGKLKKWKKKYFGVLKVLKERTKLFLNIIKKPKKWIIKGILFFKKIKKKFSKVNPILLFRLGEINKLNETKKEKDSITHNQIIHEYESFRRIRSTDWTNYLLTEKKMKDLSNRTSTIRNQIERITKEKKKVIPGKNVSPNKTSYNAKRFEPQTNIWQRLKRRNARLIRKSHYFIKFFIEKIYIDMLLSMLNIPIINIQLFLESTKKNFYKSIYKNKTNQERINKTNQNTIHFISTIKKSLYHIINNNSQNFFDLSSLSQAYVFYKLSQTKILNLYKLRSILQYRGTPFFLKTSIKDYFGTQRIIHAELRHKKLPNSGIHQWKNWLRNHYQYDFSQIRWSKLIAQNGRNRINQWHPNHNQDLNKEDSYEKDQLIHYKKKNDYEVYSLLNQKDNFQKYYKYNLLSYKFLNYENKVDSYIYVSPFQVNKNQDNSYNYNIYKDKLYDILWDIPINNYLEKNDIMYMERNPDRKYFDWKIINFCLRNKIDIEDWIKINTNSNKNTKTGTVNFNYQIIDKIDKKDLFYLTIHQDQEINSPNQKKIFFDWMGMNEEILSRPISNMELWFFPDFVLLYNAYKMKPWFIPSKLLFLNLNINENKNINRKQKGVRPSNEKKSFELKNKNQKESAGQRDLRSNAQNQGNLVSALSTQQKDFEEDYSESDMKKRKKKKQYKSNTEAELDFFLKKYLLFQLRWDDALNQRMINNIKVYCLLLRLKNSRKMTISSIQNKEINLDIMLIQKNLTLTELMKRGVLIIEPLRLSVKNDGQFIMYQTIGISLVHNSRHQTNQRYREQRYIDKKDFDESIPRDHQKIIGNRDKNHYDLLVPENILSSRRRRELRILICFNSKTSHGVNRNPLFCNENKVRNWGQFLDENKDLDRDNLIKLKFFLWPNYRLEDLACMNRYWFDTNNGSRFSMLRIHMYPQLKIR is encoded by the coding sequence ATGATTTTTAAATCTTTTCTACTAGGTAATCTAGTATCCTTATGCATGAAGATAATCAATTCGGTCGTTGTGGTCGGACTCTATTATGGATTTCTGACCACATTTTCCATAGGGCCCTCTTATCTCTTCCTTCTCCGGGCTCAGGTTATGGAAGAAGGAACCGAGAAGAAGGTATCAGCAACAACTGGTTTTATTACGGGACAGCTCATGATGTTCATATCGATCTATTATGCACCTCTGCATCTAGCATTGGGTAGACCTCATACAATAACTGTCCTAGCTCTACCCTATCTTTTGTTTCATTTCTTCTGGAACAATCACAAACACTTTTTTGATTATGGATCTACTACCAGAAATTCAATGCGTAATCTCAGCATTCAATGTGTATTCCTGAATAATCTCATTTTTCAATTATTCAACCATTTCATTTTACCAAGTTCAATGTTAGCCAGATTAGTCAACATTTCTATGTTTCGATGCAACAACAAGATGTTATTTGTAACAAGTAGTTTTGTTGGTTGGTTAATTGGTCACATTTTATTCATGAAATGGCTTGGATTGGTATTAGTCTGGATACGGCAAAATCATTCTATTAGATCCAATGTACTTATTCGATCTAATAAGTACCTTGTGTCAGAATTGAGAAATTCTATGACTCGGATCTTTAGTATTCTCTTATTTATTACCTGTGTCTACTATTTAGGCAGAATGCCGTCACCCATTCTTACTAAGAAACTGAAAGAAACCTCAAAAACGGAAGAAAGGGCGGAAAGTGAGGAAGAAAGAGATGTAGAACTAGAAACAACTTACGAAACGAAGGGGACTAAACAGGAACAAGAGGGATCCACCGAAGAAGATCCTTCTCCTTCCCTTTTTTCGGAAGAAAAGGAGGATCCGGACAAAATCGATGAAAGGGAAGAGATCCGAGTGAATGGAAAGGAAAAAACAAAGGATGAATTCCACTTTCACTTTAAAGAGACATGCTATAAAAATAGCCCAATTTATGAAGCTTCTTATCTGGATGGGAATCAAGAAAATTCGAAGTTAAAAATACTTGAAGATAAAAAGAAAGACCTCTTCTGGTTTGAAAAACCTCTTGTAACTCTTCTTTTCAATTATAATCGATGGAATCGACCGTTGCGATACATAAAAAATAATCGATTGGAAAATGCTGTAAGAAATGAAATGTCACAATACTTTTTTTATCCATGCCAAAATTTTGGAAAAGAAAGAATATCTTTCACCTTTCCTCCTAGTTTGTCCGCTTTTTGGGAAATGATACAAAGAAAGATGCCCTTGTCCAGAATAGAAAAGCTCTCTTCTGATGAATTATACAATCATTGGGTTTCTACCAATAATAAAAAAAGTAATAATCTAAAAAACGAGTTGATAAATAGAATTGAGGCTCTAGACAAAGGATCCCTTTCTATGGATATACTCGAAAAAAGGATTCGCGTATGTAATGATGGGACCAAATGGAATCAGGGGACTAAAAAAGAATACTTGCCAAAAATATATGATCCTTTGTTAAATGGGCCCCATCGTGGAACAATCAAAGAATTGTTTTCGTCCCTAATCATAAATGATAATTTTATAGAAAAAAATAAGATTCATTCTATCTTTTTTACTGATACTGATTTCCGAGAATTTGAACAGAAAGAAGATATATTTGATAAAAAGCCATTCTCAACAAAAATTAGTAATTTCTTGACTTTAATCAATGAACTTGCTAGAGAACCAAAATCAAATTTGAAAGAATCCTCTTTATTTTCAGAACAAAGCCAAATGGCTTCAGAAAATGAAACAAAATTTGTATTCAATGGAATCATAACTGATCCTAATGATCAAAAAAAAAAAAAGAAATCTGTTGGAAAAAAAGAAATCAGTAAAAAAGTCTCTCGATGGTCATACAAATTAATCAACGAATTCGAACAACAAGAAGGAGAAAGCGAAGAAGAAGTACCATTGGATCATCAGATTCGTTCAAGAAAAGGCAAATATGTATCGATTTTTACTGATAACGGGCAAATTCCCGATCCCGATACTAGTGATTCTGATCAAATAGACGAAGTGCCTTTGATACGCTATCCACAACAATCGGATTTTCGTCGAGACATAATCAAAGGCTCTATGCGAGCCCAAAGACGTAAAACAGTTATTCGAGAACTCTTTCAAGCAAATGTGCATTCCCCACTTTTTTTGGACAGAATAGACAAATCGCCCCTTTTTTCTTTTGATATTTCCGGACTGATGAAACTCATTTTTCGAAACTGGATAGGCAAGGGAGTCGAATTACAAATTTACGATTATACAGAAGAAGAAATAAAAGAAGGAGAGAAAGGGGAGAAGGATAAAAAAGAAGAAACCCAAAGAAAAGATAAAGTAAGGATACAAGTAGCGGAAGTCTGGGATAACATCCCATTTGCTCAAGCAATAAGAGGTTGCATGTTAATAACTCAATCGATTCTTAGAAAATATATTCTATTACCTTCATTGATAATAGCGAAAAATATTGGACGTATGCTATTTTTGCAATTTCCTGAGTGGTCTGAGGATTTAAAGGAATGGAATAAAGAAGTGCATGTTAAATGTACCTATAATGGTGTTCAATTATCAGAAACAGAATTCCCGAAAAATTGGTTAATAGACGGCATTCAGATACAGATCCTATTTCCTTTCTACCTGAAACCTTGGCATAGATCTAAGCCACAGTCTTCTCATATAGATCGAATGAAAAAGAAAGGGAAAAAAGATGATTTTTGCTTTTTAACAGTTTGGGGAATGGAAACTGAACTCCCCTTTGGTTCTCCCCGAAAACGGCCTTCCTTTTTTAAACCTATTTTTAAGAAACTCCAAAAAAAAATAGGAAAATTGAAAAAATGGAAAAAGAAGTATTTTGGAGTTCTAAAAGTTTTAAAAGAAAGAACAAAATTATTTCTAAATATCATAAAAAAACCAAAAAAATGGATTATCAAAGGAATTCTTTTTTTTAAAAAAATAAAAAAAAAATTCTCAAAAGTAAATCCAATTCTATTATTTCGACTGGGAGAAATAAATAAATTAAACGAAACTAAAAAAGAAAAAGATTCTATAACCCATAATCAGATAATTCATGAATATGAATCCTTTCGTCGAATTCGATCTACAGATTGGACAAATTATTTACTGACTGAAAAAAAAATGAAGGATCTGAGTAATAGAACAAGCACAATTAGAAATCAAATAGAAAGAATTACAAAAGAGAAAAAAAAAGTGATTCCAGGAAAAAATGTTAGTCCTAATAAGACAAGTTATAATGCTAAAAGATTCGAACCACAAACAAATATTTGGCAAAGATTAAAAAGAAGAAATGCTCGATTAATCCGTAAATCACATTATTTTATAAAATTTTTCATTGAAAAGATATACATCGATATGCTTTTATCTATGCTTAATATTCCCATAATTAATATACAACTTTTTCTTGAATCAACAAAAAAAAATTTTTATAAATCCATTTATAAAAATAAAACAAATCAAGAAAGAATCAATAAAACAAATCAAAATACAATTCACTTTATTTCGACTATAAAAAAGTCACTTTATCATATTATTAATAATAATTCACAGAATTTTTTCGACTTATCCTCCTTGTCACAAGCCTATGTATTTTACAAATTATCACAAACCAAAATTCTTAACTTGTATAAGTTAAGATCTATTCTTCAATATCGCGGAACGCCTTTTTTTCTTAAGACTTCAATAAAAGATTATTTTGGAACACAAAGAATAATTCATGCTGAATTAAGACATAAGAAACTTCCGAATTCTGGAATACATCAATGGAAAAACTGGTTAAGAAATCATTATCAATACGATTTCTCTCAGATTAGATGGTCTAAATTAATAGCACAAAACGGGCGAAATAGAATCAATCAATGGCATCCAAATCACAATCAAGATTTAAACAAAGAGGATTCATATGAAAAAGACCAATTAATTCATTACAAAAAAAAAAATGATTACGAAGTATATTCATTACTAAATCAAAAAGATAATTTTCAAAAATACTATAAATATAATCTTTTATCTTATAAATTTTTAAATTATGAAAATAAGGTAGACTCCTATATTTATGTATCGCCATTCCAAGTAAATAAGAATCAAGATAATTCTTATAATTACAACATATATAAAGACAAATTATATGATATACTATGGGATATCCCTATCAATAATTATCTAGAAAAAAATGATATTATGTATATGGAAAGAAATCCGGATAGAAAATATTTTGATTGGAAAATTATCAATTTTTGTCTTCGAAATAAAATCGATATTGAGGACTGGATCAAGATCAATACTAATAGTAATAAAAATACTAAGACTGGGACTGTTAATTTTAATTATCAAATAATTGATAAAATTGATAAAAAAGATCTTTTTTATCTTACAATTCATCAAGATCAAGAAATCAATTCACCCAATCAAAAAAAAATCTTTTTTGATTGGATGGGAATGAATGAAGAAATACTAAGTCGTCCCATATCGAATATGGAACTTTGGTTCTTCCCAGACTTTGTACTTCTTTATAATGCATATAAAATGAAACCGTGGTTTATACCAAGCAAATTACTTTTTTTAAATTTGAATATAAATGAAAATAAAAATATCAATAGAAAGCAAAAAGGGGTTAGACCATCAAATGAAAAAAAATCTTTTGAATTAAAGAATAAAAATCAAAAAGAATCCGCAGGCCAAAGAGATCTTAGATCAAATGCACAAAACCAAGGAAATCTTGTATCTGCTCTTTCAACTCAACAAAAAGATTTTGAAGAAGATTATTCGGAATCAGACATGAAAAAACGTAAAAAGAAAAAACAATACAAGAGCAATACGGAAGCAGAACTAGATTTCTTTCTGAAAAAATATTTACTTTTTCAATTGAGATGGGATGATGCTTTGAATCAAAGAATGATCAATAATATAAAAGTATATTGTCTCCTGCTTAGACTGAAAAATTCAAGAAAAATGACTATATCCTCTATTCAGAATAAGGAAATAAATCTGGATATAATGCTAATTCAGAAGAATTTAACTCTTACGGAATTGATGAAAAGGGGGGTATTAATTATCGAACCCCTTCGTCTATCTGTAAAAAATGACGGACAGTTTATTATGTATCAAACTATAGGTATTTCATTAGTTCATAATAGTAGGCATCAAACTAATCAAAGATACCGAGAGCAAAGATATATTGATAAGAAGGATTTTGATGAATCCATTCCAAGGGATCATCAAAAGATAATTGGAAATAGAGACAAAAATCATTATGATTTGCTTGTTCCTGAAAATATTTTATCGTCTCGACGTCGTAGAGAATTGAGAATTCTAATTTGTTTCAATTCAAAAACGAGTCATGGTGTGAATAGAAATCCACTATTTTGCAATGAGAATAAGGTAAGAAATTGGGGTCAATTTTTGGATGAAAATAAAGATCTTGATAGAGATAATTTAATTAAATTAAAATTCTTTCTTTGGCCCAATTATCGATTAGAAGATTTAGCTTGTATGAATCGCTATTGGTTTGATACCAATAATGGCAGTCGTTTCAGTATGTTAAGGATACATATGTACCCACAATTGAAAATTCGTTGA